TTCCTTCCTATACCGACGCTATCCAGTTGCCACAATATCGGCTACCCGGATTTAGCGATGTAAAACGCGGTGATGTGGTTGTGTTCAACTATCCACCGGAATTACAGCACCCAGTCGATCTGAAAACCAATTATATCAAGCGCTGCATGGGATTGCCGGGAGATAAGTTGGAAGTGCGCGATTTGCAGGTATTTGCCAATGGTACTGCCGTTGAAAACCCTGTTCGGATGGAGAACGAGTACTTTGTGGCCACTACAACAGCTGTCAATGAGGAGAAGGTTTTCAAAGAAAATGGAATTTCAGAATACAACGCATATAGTGAGAGCTATAATGATACCATTCCTTCCAATGATCAGATGGGCTACCTGGTTTTCACGACTGTGGAGATCGCAGCCAAGCTGAAAACGTATGATTTCGTTAAAAATATTACGTTGGTGAAATCCTCAAAGGATATCAGCGAGCCGATGTTGTATCCAAATTCGTCTCTTTTCAAATGGAACCGTGATAACTACGGACCTGTAACCGTCCCTGCCAAAGGCATGACCGTTCAGCTGACGCCTGAAAATGTGGCGATGTACGGACCGGTTATTAAAAATTATGAAGCGAATGAAGACGTAGTAGTGGACGAAAAGTCGGTGAAAGTGGCTGGGAAAGCTATCACGAGCTATACGTTCAAGCAAGATTATTATTTCATGATGGGCGATAACCGTCATAATTCTGCGGATTCACGCTACTGGGGTTTTGTACCCATGGATCATATCGTGGGAAAAGCAGTGTTTGTCTGGATGTCGATCGACCCGAGCCCGACCAGCTTTTTTAGCAAAATCCGCTGGAGCCGTCTTTTCCGTGTGATTAACTAGTATTAGTAAACATACATTTAAAGGGGAAAGCCATCAGGTTTTCCCCTTTTTTATTGCGGGTTATATATAAATAAACATTATATAACTGTTTTCTTATTATTTTGATTAATGCTATATTGCGGACACATTAATCCCCACTAAAATGCCGGTTACAGAAATTTTAGAAAAGCCTGCCAGGACAAAATCAAAGAAATCCGCATTTCGCGAATGGCTGGATTCTGTATTGTTTGCCGTTATTGCAGCTACCGTCATACGCTGGCTGTTTTTCAGTGCCTTTGTAATTCCAACGCCTTCGATGGAAAATAGCCTGCTGGTAGGCGATTACCTTTTTGTCAGCAGGCTGCATTATGGAACCACGACGCCGGTGACACCTTTGCAAATACCGCTCACGCATCAGACCATTTGGGGCTCCAATATTCCTTCTTATCTCGACTGGATTCAGCTGCCTCCGTTCCGTCTTCCCGGTTTCACAGAGGTAAAACATGGAGATGTAGTTGTGTTCTATCTGCCGGTGGAACACCCTGATGCTTACCAGAAATATAGTTCGGTTTTGCCGGAACTCCATCCTCATCCGCTGGATCAGCGTTCCAATTACATAAAAAGGTGCGTGGCTTTACCGGGAGACAGGTTGGAAATCATGGGCGGACAAGTTTACATTAATGGTATCAAACAGGTCAATCCAGTACGGATGCAGAATGAGTACTTTGTTTCGACAACTACGGCAGTCAATGAGGAAAATGTATTTCACAAAAACGGCATTACTGACTTTACCCAGTTTACCGAAACCTTTGATGATAGCATTGCTTCGAATGATGAATTTGGTTATATCGTCAAAACGACGGGCGATCTTGCCGGTAAGCTCAAATCTTATGATTTTGTAAAAAGGATCGAACCGGTTTTCATGAGCAAGGGTTTAAAAGAACCTTTTTTGTTTCCAACGACTAATTTACTGGATTGGAATAAGGACAATTACGGGCCGGTACTGATCCCAAAGAAGGGCGCGACGATCCCAATGAATGCAGTTAACATTGCGCTCTACGGAGAGGTTATCAAAAATTATGAAGGAAACAACCAGGTTACACTGGGAAGCAACAAAATAACACTCGGCGGAAAGACCCTTGAATCCTACACATTCAAACAAGATTATTTCTTTATGATGGGCGATAACCGCCACGATTCGGCGGATTCGAGGTACTGGGGATTTGTGCCCAAGGATCATATTGTAGGCAAAGCAGCTTTCGTCTGGATGTCCATAGATCCCAATCCTGTCAGTTTTTTAAACAAACTACGCTGGGACAGGATTTTTAGGATCATTCAATAAGCAACAGAACGAGGCCGGTTAACCAGCCTCGTCCTGTTGTACCAAGAT
The genomic region above belongs to Dyadobacter pollutisoli and contains:
- the lepB gene encoding signal peptidase I; its protein translation is MAINKELTSNAVHNKKKKSPVREWFDSILFAVVAATLIRWLFFEAFTIPTPSMENSLLVGDFLFVSKLHYGTRTPKTPLQVPLTHQTIWGTNIPSYTDAIQLPQYRLPGFSDVKRGDVVVFNYPPELQHPVDLKTNYIKRCMGLPGDKLEVRDLQVFANGTAVENPVRMENEYFVATTTAVNEEKVFKENGISEYNAYSESYNDTIPSNDQMGYLVFTTVEIAAKLKTYDFVKNITLVKSSKDISEPMLYPNSSLFKWNRDNYGPVTVPAKGMTVQLTPENVAMYGPVIKNYEANEDVVVDEKSVKVAGKAITSYTFKQDYYFMMGDNRHNSADSRYWGFVPMDHIVGKAVFVWMSIDPSPTSFFSKIRWSRLFRVIN
- the lepB gene encoding signal peptidase I; protein product: MPVTEILEKPARTKSKKSAFREWLDSVLFAVIAATVIRWLFFSAFVIPTPSMENSLLVGDYLFVSRLHYGTTTPVTPLQIPLTHQTIWGSNIPSYLDWIQLPPFRLPGFTEVKHGDVVVFYLPVEHPDAYQKYSSVLPELHPHPLDQRSNYIKRCVALPGDRLEIMGGQVYINGIKQVNPVRMQNEYFVSTTTAVNEENVFHKNGITDFTQFTETFDDSIASNDEFGYIVKTTGDLAGKLKSYDFVKRIEPVFMSKGLKEPFLFPTTNLLDWNKDNYGPVLIPKKGATIPMNAVNIALYGEVIKNYEGNNQVTLGSNKITLGGKTLESYTFKQDYFFMMGDNRHDSADSRYWGFVPKDHIVGKAAFVWMSIDPNPVSFLNKLRWDRIFRIIQ